In Bacteroidota bacterium, one DNA window encodes the following:
- a CDS encoding four helix bundle protein has translation MAKSIDELEVYQIAAELSDDIWNICSEWNWFDRKTIGIQLVKAADSISANIAEGYGRYFYKENIQFCYYSRGSLYETQHWIRRAFKRNIITSEQELNLNKIINTLAPKLNAYINAIKKESNKDK, from the coding sequence ATGGCTAAATCAATTGATGAGTTAGAAGTTTATCAGATTGCAGCAGAATTATCAGATGATATTTGGAATATTTGTTCAGAATGGAATTGGTTTGATAGAAAAACAATAGGAATTCAATTAGTTAAAGCAGCTGATTCGATTAGCGCAAATATTGCTGAAGGCTATGGAAGATATTTTTATAAAGAAAATATACAATTCTGCTATTATTCCCGTGGCTCACTTTACGAAACACAACATTGGATACGTCGAGCATTTAAAAGAAATATTATTACTTCTGAACAAGAATTAAATTTAAATAAAATAATAAATACTCTTGCACCGAAATTGAACGCATACATAAATGCTATAAAAAAGGAATCTAATAAAGATAAATAA
- a CDS encoding AAA family ATPase, translating into MTDIKTLNEKIQKESAFVDLLTMEIGKVIVGQKYMVERLLIGLLSNGHILLEGVPGLAKTLAIKTLAATIQSKFQRIQFTPDLLPADLIGTMIYSQRKEEFAVKKGPIFANFILADEINRAPAKVQSALLEAMQERQVTIGEETFQLDEPFLVLATQNPIEQEGTYPLPEAQVDRFMLKIKIVYPNRDEERLIMRQNITDSLPKAKAVVNPADILKARNVVQEVYMDEKIEKYILDIVFATREPKNFKLEKLAQLISYGGSPRATINLALAAKAFAFIKRRGYVIPEDVRAVCHDVLRHRIAVTYEAEAENVNSEDIVSEILNTVEVP; encoded by the coding sequence ATGACAGACATAAAAACATTGAACGAAAAAATTCAAAAAGAAAGCGCCTTCGTCGATTTGTTGACGATGGAAATCGGTAAGGTAATAGTCGGACAGAAATATATGGTCGAACGATTGCTTATTGGCTTACTATCGAACGGGCATATTCTTTTGGAAGGTGTGCCGGGTTTGGCAAAAACGCTCGCTATAAAAACTCTGGCGGCAACGATACAGTCAAAATTTCAGAGAATCCAATTTACACCCGACCTGCTTCCGGCAGATTTAATCGGAACAATGATTTATAGTCAGCGGAAAGAAGAGTTCGCAGTAAAGAAAGGACCCATCTTTGCTAATTTTATTTTGGCAGATGAAATTAACCGCGCACCTGCAAAAGTTCAAAGCGCCCTGCTCGAAGCGATGCAAGAAAGGCAAGTTACAATTGGCGAGGAGACATTTCAGCTCGATGAACCGTTTCTTGTTTTGGCAACCCAAAACCCGATTGAGCAAGAAGGAACTTATCCGCTGCCCGAAGCACAAGTCGATCGTTTTATGTTAAAGATTAAAATTGTTTATCCAAATCGTGATGAAGAACGATTGATTATGCGGCAAAACATTACCGACTCACTCCCGAAAGCAAAAGCAGTGGTAAACCCGGCTGACATATTGAAGGCGCGGAATGTTGTTCAAGAAGTTTATATGGATGAAAAGATTGAGAAATATATTTTAGATATAGTTTTCGCAACCCGCGAACCCAAAAATTTTAAACTCGAAAAGTTAGCTCAACTTATCAGTTATGGCGGTTCGCCCCGTGCGACAATTAACCTTGCATTAGCAGCAAAAGCATTTGCATTCATCAAGCGCCGCGGATACGTTATACCCGAAGACGTGCGTGCAGTATGCCACGATGTCCTCCGCCACCGTATCGCTGTTACTTATGAAGCTGAAGCAGAAAATGTGAACTCCGAAGATATTGTGAGTGAGATTTTGAACACAGTCGAGGTACCTTAA
- a CDS encoding metal-dependent hydrolase — MKITYYGHSVFLLDDGKTKLIIDPFIEGNPLSPIKEKDVNVNYIVVTHGHGDHLGDAIGISKRCDATIIAVNELANYVASKGAKAHNMHIGGGFNFPFGRVKFTIAHHGSSSGEGTYTGEPSGVLVTMGGKTVYHTGDTGLFSDMKLIGEMNPVDILLLPIGDNFTMGIDDAVKAVELVNPKFVVPMHYNTFPVIEADPNVFIAKVKANGFNGKVFNFGETVEF, encoded by the coding sequence TTGAAAATTACATATTACGGTCATTCGGTTTTTTTATTGGATGATGGAAAAACTAAATTGATTATCGATCCTTTTATTGAAGGGAATCCGCTTTCTCCAATCAAAGAAAAGGATGTGAATGTAAATTACATTGTAGTAACCCACGGACACGGCGACCACCTTGGCGATGCAATTGGTATATCGAAAAGGTGCGATGCAACTATTATTGCGGTGAATGAGTTAGCAAATTATGTCGCAAGCAAAGGCGCCAAAGCCCACAACATGCACATAGGCGGTGGATTTAATTTTCCATTCGGTCGTGTGAAATTTACAATCGCCCATCACGGCTCTTCTTCTGGCGAAGGAACTTACACGGGAGAACCTTCAGGTGTTTTGGTTACAATGGGGGGTAAAACGGTTTATCACACAGGCGATACAGGATTATTTTCGGATATGAAATTGATTGGCGAGATGAACCCTGTGGATATTTTGCTTCTTCCAATTGGCGACAACTTCACGATGGGAATTGATGATGCGGTGAAAGCAGTTGAATTGGTAAATCCTAAATTTGTAGTACCGATGCATTACAATACTTTTCCTGTGATTGAAGCCGACCCGAATGTTTTTATTGCAAAGGTAAAAGCTAACGGATTTAATGGAAAAGTTTTTAATTTTGGTGAAACAGTTGAATTTTAA
- a CDS encoding AAA family ATPase, whose product MSKVVTVANQKGGVGKTTTTINLAACVAAAEVPVLIIDNDPQANATSGLGFDARSGGKNIYDVLIDGVNPFEAIQQTSMPFLSLLPSSINLVGAEIEMVEIENREKLLANVVDSIKDKYSYIFIDCPPSLGLITLNSLVAADSVLIPVQCEYYALEGLTQLLNTINIVKKNLNQKLEIEGVLMTMFDGRLRLSNQIVEEVKKYFGNKVYQTIVNRNVRLSEAPSYGKPILLYDALSSGSKNYMNLAQEFLLRNNHFQKEQVNKDVEN is encoded by the coding sequence TTGAGTAAAGTAGTAACAGTAGCAAATCAAAAGGGTGGAGTTGGTAAAACAACTACTACAATAAATTTAGCAGCATGTGTAGCAGCGGCTGAAGTTCCGGTTCTGATAATAGATAACGATCCGCAAGCTAATGCTACTTCGGGATTAGGATTTGATGCCCGAAGCGGCGGGAAAAATATTTACGATGTATTAATCGACGGTGTAAATCCGTTCGAGGCAATACAGCAAACAAGTATGCCGTTTCTTTCGCTTTTGCCTTCGAGCATAAATTTGGTTGGTGCAGAAATCGAAATGGTAGAAATTGAGAATCGTGAAAAATTGCTTGCGAATGTTGTAGATAGTATCAAAGATAAGTATAGTTATATTTTTATCGACTGTCCGCCGTCGTTAGGATTGATAACATTGAATTCACTTGTTGCTGCCGATTCAGTTTTAATACCGGTGCAATGCGAGTATTATGCACTTGAAGGGCTGACTCAATTATTGAATACAATCAACATTGTAAAGAAAAACCTGAATCAAAAGTTGGAGATTGAAGGTGTTCTGATGACTATGTTCGATGGAAGATTGCGTCTTTCGAATCAAATTGTTGAAGAGGTTAAAAAATATTTTGGCAACAAAGTTTATCAAACAATTGTGAACCGAAATGTTCGCTTGAGCGAAGCTCCGAGCTACGGTAAACCGATTTTGTTATACGATGCTTTATCGAGCGGGTCGAAAAATTATATGAATTTAGCACAAGAATTTTTATTGAGAAACAATCATTTTCAAAAAGAACAGGTAAATAAAGATGTCGAAAATTAA
- a CDS encoding ParB/RepB/Spo0J family partition protein produces MSKIKGGLGKGLAALIRPSATDEETPAVVEREVIVQTVTRETEGIILIDVDKIKPNPFQPRADFDVQALDELKKSIIEKGIIQPITVRRKDGYFELIAGERRVRASTDAGIMQIPAYIIDVKTDEDMLELALVENLQREHLNAIEIAISYQRLITDCNLTYEEVAKRIAKDRTTVINFIRLLRLPDEVQISLRKGQISAGHARMLVNLPDEKIQMKLFHKIIKNDLNVRQVEKLVRDINKKPETESKIAEFVTDSPFSNIEQKLRHIFGTKVKLHHRADGKGEILIEYYSNDDLDRLIEIMMVMKGN; encoded by the coding sequence ATGTCGAAAATTAAAGGTGGGCTCGGAAAAGGGCTTGCTGCATTAATCCGTCCATCAGCAACAGATGAAGAAACACCAGCGGTAGTTGAAAGAGAAGTAATAGTTCAAACGGTAACTCGTGAAACTGAAGGGATAATTTTAATAGATGTTGATAAAATAAAACCGAATCCGTTTCAACCTCGTGCCGATTTTGATGTGCAAGCACTTGATGAATTAAAGAAATCGATTATCGAAAAAGGAATTATCCAACCGATAACGGTGCGCCGGAAAGACGGATACTTCGAGTTGATTGCCGGTGAACGAAGAGTGAGAGCTTCGACTGATGCAGGCATTATGCAAATTCCGGCTTACATAATTGATGTTAAAACCGATGAAGATATGTTGGAGTTAGCCCTCGTCGAAAATCTCCAGCGCGAACATCTTAATGCTATTGAAATTGCAATTTCTTATCAACGTTTAATCACAGATTGTAATCTCACTTACGAAGAAGTTGCAAAGAGAATCGCGAAAGACAGGACTACAGTAATTAATTTTATCAGGCTGTTGCGGCTGCCTGATGAAGTTCAGATTTCGCTCAGAAAGGGACAAATTTCGGCGGGACACGCACGTATGTTAGTGAATTTGCCCGACGAGAAGATCCAGATGAAATTGTTCCATAAGATTATCAAGAACGATTTGAACGTCCGCCAGGTGGAAAAATTAGTCCGCGATATTAATAAAAAGCCCGAAACTGAATCTAAAATAGCTGAATTTGTTACTGATTCGCCATTCTCTAATATTGAACAGAAGCTTCGGCATATATTTGGAACAAAAGTAAAATTGCATCATCGTGCAGATGGAAAAGGTGAAATACTGATTGAGTATTATTCAAACGACGATTTAGATCGTTTAATTGAAATAATGATGGTAATGAAAGGAAATTAA
- a CDS encoding RidA family protein: MRKKIYTENAPAPIGPYSQAIIGSGCFLFTAGQIPIDPASGQIVAGDIKAQTNQVLKNLAAILEASGATLQSVLKTTVYLTDMNEFAGMNEVYGEFFSESPPARTTVQVSRLPRDVKVEIEAVALVVNG; the protein is encoded by the coding sequence ATGAGAAAAAAAATTTATACTGAAAATGCCCCCGCGCCTATTGGTCCGTACAGCCAGGCAATCATTGGTTCAGGTTGTTTTCTATTTACAGCAGGGCAGATACCGATTGATCCAGCATCGGGACAAATTGTTGCCGGCGATATAAAAGCACAAACCAATCAGGTATTAAAAAACTTAGCAGCAATTTTGGAAGCGAGTGGAGCAACTCTGCAATCGGTTCTGAAAACTACCGTCTATCTAACAGATATGAACGAGTTTGCCGGAATGAATGAAGTTTACGGAGAATTTTTTTCGGAATCTCCACCTGCCAGAACAACAGTACAAGTATCGCGACTACCACGAGATGTGAAAGTGGAAATCGAAGCAGTTGCATTAGTCGTGAACGGATAA
- a CDS encoding DUF5683 domain-containing protein, with the protein MFQPKIFGCILFLLFLVIGVDAQPSLFNDLRLKDDSLRVVSERMSQGEVFKTTKTKSPTIAMLLSAGLPGAGQLYNESYWKIPVILGLAGYWGYEWVGLNREYKNFKNLYSESLIKLPPSGNYQYRTDRDFYRSERDKFAWYLGILYVVNILDAYVDASLFEFSVDDNLANHYSGFKLRIFF; encoded by the coding sequence ATGTTTCAACCCAAAATATTTGGCTGTATTTTATTTTTATTATTTCTCGTTATCGGTGTTGATGCACAACCAAGCTTGTTTAACGACTTGAGATTAAAAGATGATTCGTTGCGAGTCGTTTCCGAACGAATGAGTCAAGGTGAGGTATTCAAAACCACCAAAACAAAATCACCCACTATTGCAATGCTACTGTCAGCCGGTTTGCCCGGTGCCGGACAACTTTACAACGAATCGTACTGGAAGATACCGGTGATTCTCGGTTTAGCCGGTTATTGGGGTTACGAATGGGTAGGTCTAAATAGGGAGTATAAAAATTTTAAAAACCTTTATTCAGAAAGTTTAATCAAACTCCCACCTTCCGGAAATTACCAGTATCGAACTGACCGCGATTTTTATAGAAGCGAGCGAGATAAGTTTGCATGGTATTTAGGTATTTTATATGTAGTAAATATCTTAGATGCTTATGTTGATGCAAGCTTGTTTGAGTTTAGCGTTGATGATAATTTAGCTAATCATTATTCTGGCTTCAAATTAAGGATATTTTTTTGA
- a CDS encoding T9SS type A sorting domain-containing protein: MKQIAITFVAFVILLLIFSTILTAQVLIFPTDLNSGNGYVESIWSDSVTVTPTELNFGSVYVESTWTDSVTVTNLGSGNLNITSVYPTNNQFSVLPTSAIISPTGIQKFAITFAPTTGGLKSGYIVFLHDGPTGRDSVSVSGTGINSIAQARALPNTSEVIIEGVITRGMGAFTRIQDATAGIVVRKTSGTFFDDLASGALRSGDKIRVTGKTSEFRFLKQINEADLLSWERLSRDNPLPIPQLVTLAEIAANGEQYESELIKVTDMIIDPAGDLNFVAAKNYNITDLSSPTSPVVLRTPSAADSDIDGTPIPAAKCIFTGVLGQFHSTDPAAGYQLSPVLVSDVTIQVNVSEPNVLPVKYSLNGNYPNPFNPTTKISFDIPKSTNISLTVFNLLGQKVKDLIINKNYGVGRHEVPFDGSGFSTGVYIYKLTSPEFTAVKKMILTK; the protein is encoded by the coding sequence ATGAAGCAAATCGCAATTACTTTTGTAGCATTCGTAATTTTATTGTTAATTTTTAGTACAATATTAACTGCTCAAGTTTTAATATTTCCAACCGATCTAAATTCTGGTAATGGTTATGTAGAATCTATCTGGTCCGATAGTGTTACAGTAACTCCAACCGAATTAAATTTTGGTAGTGTATATGTAGAATCTACATGGACGGATAGTGTTACAGTTACAAATCTGGGTAGCGGAAATTTGAATATCACTTCCGTATATCCCACAAATAACCAATTTAGCGTACTTCCAACAAGTGCTATTATTAGTCCCACCGGAATCCAAAAATTTGCTATAACTTTTGCACCTACTACTGGAGGATTAAAATCTGGTTATATCGTATTTTTACATGATGGTCCCACAGGTCGTGATTCAGTTTCAGTTAGCGGCACAGGTATAAATTCAATAGCCCAAGCTCGTGCATTACCAAACACATCTGAAGTAATTATTGAAGGTGTTATTACGCGTGGTATGGGAGCATTCACACGCATACAAGATGCAACTGCCGGTATCGTGGTTCGTAAAACGAGCGGTACTTTTTTTGACGATCTTGCGTCAGGTGCTTTAAGGTCAGGCGATAAAATAAGAGTTACGGGGAAAACTTCTGAGTTCAGATTTTTAAAACAAATCAACGAAGCTGATTTATTAAGTTGGGAACGACTTTCGCGTGATAATCCACTGCCAATCCCACAACTCGTAACTCTTGCTGAAATTGCTGCTAATGGTGAACAATACGAAAGCGAACTTATCAAAGTAACTGATATGATTATCGATCCCGCCGGTGATTTAAATTTCGTTGCCGCGAAAAATTATAATATCACAGACTTGTCGAGCCCAACCAGCCCAGTTGTTTTACGTACTCCAAGTGCCGCCGATTCTGATATTGATGGTACACCGATCCCGGCAGCAAAATGTATATTTACTGGTGTGTTGGGACAGTTTCATTCTACCGATCCGGCAGCTGGATACCAACTAAGCCCGGTGCTCGTATCAGATGTAACAATACAGGTAAATGTTAGTGAACCTAACGTATTACCGGTTAAATATTCGTTAAATGGTAACTATCCTAATCCGTTCAACCCGACAACCAAGATATCCTTCGATATTCCTAAGTCAACGAATATTAGTCTAACGGTTTTTAATTTATTGGGACAAAAAGTAAAAGATTTAATCATCAATAAAAATTATGGAGTCGGGCGACACGAGGTTCCATTCGATGGTTCAGGATTTTCTACCGGCGTATATATATACAAATTAACATCACCCGAGTTTACGGCTGTTAAGAAGATGATCCTAACTAAGTAA
- a CDS encoding T9SS type A sorting domain-containing protein, giving the protein MKNITTIFLTYRVKFSVTSSWKGITTDIVDVYTAIHGISCGYPFSIGEEYLVYTIYRNDRHYTSTCSRTSHIDDADDDILALGSPVIVNNYPSTYVLHQNYPNPFKSETQIEYQIPQLSYTRLKVHNVLGEEIAVLINEVNAAGKYKVTFDASKIPSGIYYFRLSATD; this is encoded by the coding sequence ATGAAAAATATTACAACTATTTTTTTAACTTATCGGGTGAAATTTTCAGTGACCAGTTCATGGAAAGGGATAACTACGGATATTGTCGATGTGTATACAGCAATTCATGGTATATCTTGTGGTTATCCATTTTCAATAGGAGAAGAATATTTGGTCTATACTATTTACAGAAATGACCGACATTATACTTCTACTTGTTCTCGAACAAGTCATATTGATGATGCTGATGATGATATATTAGCATTAGGCTCGCCGGTAATTGTAAATAATTATCCGTCAACTTATGTTCTTCATCAAAATTATCCGAATCCCTTCAAATCAGAAACGCAAATCGAATATCAAATACCACAGTTGAGTTACACAAGGCTAAAAGTTCACAATGTATTAGGCGAGGAAATTGCTGTTTTGATAAATGAGGTTAATGCCGCAGGCAAATATAAAGTAACTTTCGACGCGAGCAAGATACCGAGCGGAATTTATTATTTCCGGTTGTCAGCAACCGATTAA
- a CDS encoding nucleoside recognition domain-containing protein, with protein MLNYIWLSLIVIGIFVAVVGDWRDIANDKYQNGKEFNIAIKISDNTGEPLQKSRAYSCSLIYSEEREIIQRANLIMADDHSGVVHIFLDEHTPPLWRAIFAAQNKKDYLLASVRRDKADTLNFKATLSFAPVKFVKLNSVTNDGIVKYAKTAVELAIGLIGIMALWLGVMKIAEASGLITKIAGFLKPITTRLFPDVPPEHPAMGAMIMNISANILGLANAATPLGLKAMEELNKLNKKLGTATDAMCTFLVINTSNVQLIPATVIAIRAASGSSNPTEIIGAVIVATTVSTIVGITVVKLLAGLKIFRKQLEPNK; from the coding sequence ATGCTCAACTATATTTGGCTTTCATTAATTGTAATTGGGATATTTGTAGCTGTTGTGGGCGATTGGCGCGATATTGCAAATGATAAATATCAGAATGGAAAAGAATTTAATATTGCAATTAAAATTTCCGACAATACAGGTGAACCGTTACAAAAATCACGCGCCTACTCTTGCTCATTGATTTATTCAGAGGAGCGTGAAATAATTCAACGTGCAAATTTAATTATGGCTGATGATCATTCTGGTGTGGTCCATATATTCTTGGATGAACATACACCTCCGCTGTGGCGCGCAATATTTGCCGCACAAAATAAAAAGGATTACTTACTTGCCAGTGTAAGAAGGGATAAAGCCGATACGCTCAATTTTAAAGCTACACTTTCTTTCGCTCCGGTAAAATTTGTTAAGCTTAATTCTGTTACTAACGACGGTATAGTCAAATATGCTAAGACGGCAGTCGAGTTGGCAATTGGATTAATAGGTATTATGGCTCTCTGGTTAGGAGTGATGAAAATTGCCGAAGCATCCGGATTAATCACAAAAATTGCCGGTTTTCTGAAACCAATCACAACTCGTTTATTCCCGGATGTTCCGCCCGAACATCCTGCAATGGGAGCGATGATCATGAATATATCAGCTAACATATTAGGTTTGGCTAATGCGGCTACACCTCTCGGACTAAAAGCTATGGAGGAACTCAACAAGCTCAATAAAAAATTAGGAACTGCAACCGATGCAATGTGCACCTTCCTCGTTATCAATACAAGTAATGTTCAGCTAATACCTGCAACTGTCATCGCAATTCGGGCGGCGAGCGGCTCTTCTAATCCAACAGAAATTATAGGCGCTGTAATAGTGGCAACTACAGTGAGTACAATTGTTGGTATTACGGTGGTGAAATTGTTGGCGGGGTTAAAAATATTTAGAAAGCAATTGGAACCGAATAAATGA
- a CDS encoding spore maturation protein, with the protein MQAVINIIQTLSVVAIPSLILSIVIYGAVKKVKIYEVFVEGAKEGFNVGVRIIPYLVAMLVAIGIFRASGAMDFLALIISPITNLIGMPAEALPMAIMRPLSGSGALGVMSETINTHGADSLIGRMVSVMMGSGETTFYVLAVYFGSVSVYRTRHAVPAGIIADMVGLLMSVWLVNLIFG; encoded by the coding sequence ATGCAAGCAGTCATAAATATAATTCAAACACTATCAGTAGTGGCAATACCGTCGTTAATATTATCCATCGTTATATACGGCGCTGTCAAGAAAGTAAAAATCTATGAAGTATTTGTCGAAGGTGCGAAGGAAGGTTTCAACGTCGGTGTGCGAATAATTCCATACCTCGTGGCTATGTTGGTTGCGATCGGAATATTTCGTGCGAGCGGAGCGATGGATTTTTTAGCTTTAATCATTTCTCCAATTACAAATTTAATAGGTATGCCTGCTGAAGCTTTGCCGATGGCTATTATGCGTCCACTTTCCGGCTCGGGTGCTTTGGGAGTGATGAGCGAGACAATAAATACACACGGTGCCGACTCTCTGATAGGCAGAATGGTATCAGTGATGATGGGCAGCGGCGAGACGACGTTTTATGTATTGGCAGTTTATTTCGGTTCTGTGAGTGTATATCGAACACGTCATGCAGTTCCGGCAGGCATTATTGCAGATATGGTAGGTCTCTTAATGTCAGTTTGGCTTGTGAACCTAATTTTTGGATAA
- a CDS encoding proline dehydrogenase family protein produces MHLLNKLIVATIPAIPRPLVRFFANRYIAGEELSDAVKTVKSFNRLNMVATMDVLGESITKKDEADSATQAALQTLKIISDEKLNSNLSIKLTQLGLQLDKNYCLENVRKIVRTANEFNNFVRIDMEDSSCTDDTIDIYINVRQEFKNVGIVLQAYLHRTETDAVKLMDRGFMNFRLCKGIYVEPVAIVFKKKEEINNNFNKILKTMLERKAYVGIATHDEELVDSAYKLISDLKLEKNEYEFQMLLGVRPELRSQIVRAGHRLRVYVPYGHHWYKYSIRRFKENPQIAGYVFKSLFTSNKIN; encoded by the coding sequence ATGCATTTACTAAATAAGCTGATTGTAGCAACAATTCCTGCCATTCCACGCCCACTTGTCCGTTTTTTTGCCAACCGTTATATCGCGGGTGAAGAATTGAGCGACGCTGTGAAGACCGTAAAAAGCTTCAATAGACTTAATATGGTCGCAACCATGGATGTGCTTGGCGAGTCGATAACAAAAAAAGATGAAGCCGATAGTGCAACTCAAGCTGCTCTCCAAACCCTAAAAATTATTAGTGATGAAAAACTTAATTCGAATTTATCAATCAAACTCACTCAATTAGGTTTACAGCTCGATAAAAATTATTGTCTCGAAAATGTACGGAAAATTGTTCGAACAGCTAACGAGTTTAATAATTTTGTACGCATTGATATGGAAGATTCGAGTTGTACCGATGATACGATTGATATTTATATTAATGTTAGGCAAGAGTTTAAGAATGTCGGAATAGTTTTACAGGCATACTTGCATCGCACAGAAACGGATGCTGTGAAATTGATGGACCGTGGGTTTATGAATTTCCGTTTGTGCAAAGGCATATACGTTGAACCTGTCGCGATCGTTTTCAAAAAGAAAGAAGAGATAAATAATAATTTCAACAAAATTTTAAAAACGATGCTCGAGCGAAAAGCTTACGTAGGCATTGCAACACACGATGAAGAATTAGTTGATTCTGCATACAAGTTAATTTCAGATTTGAAATTAGAAAAAAACGAGTATGAGTTTCAGATGTTGTTAGGTGTCCGCCCGGAATTACGTTCACAGATTGTACGAGCAGGGCATCGGTTGCGGGTTTATGTCCCTTATGGACATCATTGGTATAAATATTCAATAAGAAGGTTCAAAGAAAACCCGCAAATAGCCGGTTATGTATTCAAGAGTTTGTTCACAAGTAATAAAATTAATTAA